One genomic region from Geotrypetes seraphini chromosome 17, aGeoSer1.1, whole genome shotgun sequence encodes:
- the OGN gene encoding mimecan, whose protein sequence is MKTLQQALLLFMLAPLVKSAPPIQQESINIYDYETEDGQLFKQHFEDNPQGANVNKKTTAIIDILFQRDEGATKLPPSTNDVDLPTCLLCVCLSGSVYCEEMNIDTVPPLPKETAYFYARFNKIKKITAKDFEDFPTLKRIDLTGNQIEEIEDGAFSKLLILDQLILAENKLVKIPALPSKLTVFNANSNKIKSKGIKANAFKKLNNLSYLYLAENELESVPQNLPESLRILHLQANNITSITDDTFCKSNNTRYVREQMTQIRLEENPVILGKYPNSFTCLKSLPTGAYF, encoded by the exons ATGAAGACTTTGCAACAGGCACTTCTATTATTTATGCTTGCACCTTTGGTGAAGTCAGCACCACCTATCCAGCAAGAATCAATCAACATTTATGACTACGAGACAGAAGATGGACAACTATTCAAACAACATTTTGAAGATAATCCACAGGGAGCAAACGTAAATAAG AAAACCACAGCTATAATTGATATACTCTTCCAGAGGGATGAAGGTGCAACAAAGCTACCACCGTCAACAAACGATGTCG ATTTGCCCACATGCCTGCTTTGTGTATGTCTAAGTGGATCAGTTTACTGTGAAGAAATGAATATAGATACTGTTCCGCCTCTGCCAAAAGAGACAGCCTACTTTTATGCACGCTTCAACAAGATAAAGAAAATTACCGCCAAAGATTTTGAGGATTTTC CTACCTTAAAAAGAATTGATTTGACTGGAAATCAGATTGAAGAGATTGAAGACGGCGCCTTTTCAAAACTTCTCATATTAGATCAACTTATACTTGCTGAAAACAAGCTCGTGAAGATCCCAGCACTACCTTCCAAACTAACAGTATTTAATGCAAACAGcaacaaaattaaaagtaaaggaATTAAAGCGAATGCCTTTAAG AAACTCAACAATTTGTCCTACCTCTACCTAGCTGAAAATGAGCTGGAAAGTGTTCCCCAGAACTTGCCAGAAAGTCTACGCATACTTCACCTTCAG GCCAACAACATCACTTCGATCACAGATGATACATTCTGCAAATCTAACAACACACGTTATGTTCGAGAACAGATGACTCAGATAAGACTGGAAGAAAACCCTGTGATCTTGGGGAAGTATCCAAATAGTTTTACTTGCTTGAAATCATTGCCCACCGGGGCATATTTTTAA